In the Pungitius pungitius chromosome 5, fPunPun2.1, whole genome shotgun sequence genome, one interval contains:
- the tesca gene encoding tescalcin a isoform X1 produces MPNSSVRVQRARARSVRGSRTGRAGGAAAAAMGASQTRSEHRHQDLADRTGFSLEQIKNLHRRFQQLSGDEETISKENLESIPALANNPIRKQIIGAFFDKRNQNRDEVGSCEQIGFEQFLMVMSHFRPPSLKTTAEEKEAMRREKLRFLFNMHDTDNDGTITLVEYRKVVEELLSKSGAIEEETAKAIADAAMLEVASTNVPAMGPDDFYEGITFEHFEQILKGLEMETRMHIRFLDVDTTTMRCGKFTS; encoded by the exons ATGCCAAATAGTTCCGTGCGCGTgcagcgcgcgcgcgcgcgtagTGTTCGCGGCAGTCGGACCGGACGCGccggtggagcagcagcagcagcgatggGAGCTTCTCAGACGCGCTCGGAGCACCGGCACCAGGACCTGGCGGATAGAACCGGAT tttcactGGAACAGATCAAAAACCTTCACAGAAGATTCCAGCAGCTGAGTGGGGATGAAGAAACAATAAG TAAAGAGAACCTGGAAAGCATACCGGCGCTCGCCAACAACCCGATCAGGAAGCAAATCATCGGCGCGTTCTTCGATAAAAG gaaccAGAACCGGGACGAGGTGGGCTCCTGCGAGCAGATCGGCTTCGAGCAGTTCCTCATGGTCATGTCCCACTTCCGCCCCCCCAGCCTGAAGACCAcggcggaggagaaggaggcgatGAGGAGGGAGAAGCTCCGCT TTCTCTTCAACATGCACGACACGGACAATGATGGGACCATCACTCTGGTGGAGTACCGCAAG GTAGTAGAAGAGCTTTTGTCCAAAAGCGGTGCCATCGAGGAGGAAACTGCCAAAGCCATCGCGGATGCTGCCATGTTGGAAGTGGCGAGCACCAACGTGCCCGCCATG GGCCCAGATGACTTCTACGAAGGCATCACCTTTGAGCACTTTGAACAG ATTTTGAAGGGACTTGAAATGGAGACTCGGATGCACATTCGCTTCCTGGACGTAGACACCACCACGATGCGCTGTGGGAAGTTCACCTCTTGA
- the tesca gene encoding tescalcin a isoform X2 — protein MVMSHFRPPSLKTTAEEKEAMRREKLRFLFNMHDTDNDGTITLVEYRKVVEELLSKSGAIEEETAKAIADAAMLEVASTNVPAMGPDDFYEGITFEHFEQILKGLEMETRMHIRFLDVDTTTMRCGKFTS, from the exons ATGGTCATGTCCCACTTCCGCCCCCCCAGCCTGAAGACCAcggcggaggagaaggaggcgatGAGGAGGGAGAAGCTCCGCT TTCTCTTCAACATGCACGACACGGACAATGATGGGACCATCACTCTGGTGGAGTACCGCAAG GTAGTAGAAGAGCTTTTGTCCAAAAGCGGTGCCATCGAGGAGGAAACTGCCAAAGCCATCGCGGATGCTGCCATGTTGGAAGTGGCGAGCACCAACGTGCCCGCCATG GGCCCAGATGACTTCTACGAAGGCATCACCTTTGAGCACTTTGAACAG ATTTTGAAGGGACTTGAAATGGAGACTCGGATGCACATTCGCTTCCTGGACGTAGACACCACCACGATGCGCTGTGGGAAGTTCACCTCTTGA